A window from Festucalex cinctus isolate MCC-2025b chromosome 12, RoL_Fcin_1.0, whole genome shotgun sequence encodes these proteins:
- the strn3 gene encoding striatin-3 has translation MDEHPGGGAGGAGPPPPQPQQQQPQPGGTGGGHPVIGGGSSGGGTTVLGPPQADDLPRPQQQYTIPGILHYIQHEWARFEMERAHWEVERAELQARIAFLQGERKGQENLKNDLVRRIKMLEFALKQERAKYHKLKYGTELNQGDLKLPSFESDAKDSEVSALPANSQLTWKQGRQLLRQYLQEVGYTDTILDVRTQRVRSLLGLSATEQNGELDKNNLQHVTNGNDARNDDKRSPGDVMETFNFLENADDSDEDDDDDGEMINDDITRDVKHQRKHKNKVGNEGLASEEDDADTEEALKEFDFLVTAEDGEGAGEARSSGDGTEWAEPLPFAPGGGKNFLMGGADHVLESMLGLGDLADLTVANDDVDFSYDLASNQESSFRKTWNPKYTLRSHFDGVRALAFHPVEPCLLTVSEDHTLKLWNLTKTVAAKKSASLDVEPVYTFRAHVGPVLSLAVTSGGEQCFSGGVDATIQWWNVPGSNVDPYDMYDGSALAGTWTDHTDAVWSLAYSGAKDRLLSCSADGTVKLWNPRRDNEPCVSTFNAAAEHGIPTAVDFNGCDPAHMVASFDGGDVVLYDLETAQSTLVLKGQSQTSRPGGHHIYKVVSHPTLAVTVTAHEDRNIKFFDNKSGQLIHAMVAHLDAVTSLAVDPNGIYLMSGSHDCSLRLWNLDSKTCVQEITAHRKKSDEAIYDVTFHPSKAYIASAGADALARVYM, from the exons ATGGACGAGCACCCCGGCGGAGGAGCCGGAGGAGCCGGACCTCCGCCGCCCCAGCCCCAACAGCAACAACCGCAGCCGGGGGGGACCGGAGGAGGTCACCCGGTAATCGGCGGCGGCAGTAGCGGAGGAGGGACGACGGTGCTGGGGCCGCCGCAGGCCGACGACTTGCCGCGGCCCCAGCAGCAGTACACCATCCCGGGCATCCTACACTACATCCAGCACGAGTGGGCCCGCTTCGAGATGGAGCGGGCCCACTGGGAGGTGGAGCGGGCCGAGCTGCAG GCGAGGATAGCGTTCCTCCAGGGTGAGAGGAAAGGTCAGGAGAACTTGAAGAACGACCTGGTCCGAAGAATCAAGATGCTGGAGTTCGCGCTCAAGCAAGAGAG GGCCAAGTATCACAAGTTGAAATACGGAACCGAGTTGAATCAAGGCGACTTGAAGTTGCCCAGCTTCGAGTCAG ACGCCAAAGACTCTGAAGTGTCGGCGCTTCCCGCCAACAGTCAGCTGACGTGGAAACAAGGACGGCAGCTCCTCAGACA GTACCTCCAGGAAGTGGGCTACACGGACACCATCTTGGACGTGCGCACGCAGCGCGTCCGCTCGCTGCTTGGTTTGTCCGCCACCGAACAGAACGGCGAGCTCGATAAGAACAACCTGCAGCATGTCACCAACGGAAACGACGCGCGCAACGACGACAAAAG GAGTCCCGGCGATGTCATGGAGACGTTCAACTTCCTGGAGAACGCAGACGACAGCGACgaagatgacgatgacgacgggGAGATGATCAACGATGACATCACCCGCGACGTCAAACATCaacgaaaacacaaaaacaag GTGGGCAACGAGGGCCTGGCGTCGGAGGAGGACGACGCGGACACGGAGGAGGCACTGAAGGAGTTTGACTTCCTGGTGACGGCGGAGGACGGTGAAGGCGCCGGCGAGGCTCGCAGCTCCGGCGACGGGACCGAGTGGG CCGAGCCGCTGCCGTTTGCGCCTGGCGGGGGGAAGAACTTCCTGATGGGCGGAGCCGACCACGTCCTGGAGAGCATGCTGGGATTGGGCGATCTGGCCGACCTCACCGTCGCAAACGACGACGTGGACTTCAGTTACGAC CTGGCGTCCAATCAGGAGTCGTCGTTCCGTAAGACGTGGAACCCCAAGTACACGCTGCGTAGCCACTTTGACGGCGTGCGGGCGCTCGCCTTCCACCCGGTGGAGCCGTGCCTGCTCACCGTGTCCGAGGACCACACGCTCAAACTCTGGAACCTCACCAAGACCGTCGCCGCCAAAAA aaGTGCCTCGTTGGACGTGGAGCCGGTCTACACGTTCCGAGCTCACGT CGGCCCCGTGCTGTCGCTGGCCGTCACGTCCGGCGGCGAGCAGTGCTTCAGCGGCGGCGTGGACGCCACCATCCAGTGGTGGAACGTTCCGGGCTCCAACGTGGACCCTTACGACATGTACG ATGGCAGCGCGCTGGCCGGGACGTGGACGGACCACACGGACGCCGTGTGGTCGTTGGCCTACAGCGGCGCCAAGGACCGCCTCCTGTCATGCTCGGCTGACGGGACGGTCAAGCTGTGGAATCCGCGCCGCGACAACGAGCCCTGCGTCAGCACTTTCAACGCCGCCGCAG AGCACGGCATCCCCACAGCGGTGGACTTCAACGGCTGCGACCCCGCCCACATGGTGGCGTCCTTCGACGGCGGCGACGTCGTCCTCTACGACCTGGAGACGGCGCAGAGCACGCTGGTGCTGAAAGGACAGAGCCAAACAA GTCGTCCCGGCGGCCATCACATCTACAAGGTGGTGAGCCATCCTACGCTGGCCGTCACCGTCACGGCGCACGAGGACCGAAACATAAAGTTCTTCGACAATAAGTCAG GTCAGCTGATCCACGCCATGGTGGCCCACCTGGACGCCGTCACCAGCCTGGCGGTAGACCCCAACGGCATCTACTTGATGTCCGGAA GTCACGACTGCTCGCTGCGCCTGTGGAACCTGGACTCCAAGACGTGCGTGCAGGAGATCACGGCGCACCGCAAGAAGAGCGACGAGGCCATCTACGACGTGACCTTTCACCCCTCCAAGGCCTACATCGCCTCGGCCGGAGCCGACGCCCTCGCCAGGGTTTACATGTAG